Proteins from one Malaya genurostris strain Urasoe2022 chromosome 2, Malgen_1.1, whole genome shotgun sequence genomic window:
- the LOC131428914 gene encoding uncharacterized protein K02A2.6-like, whose amino-acid sequence MVDQPGDGPAAGVAVVPVTFSFEPFNAATSKFDRWVERLQVSFRIYHVQDADKRDYLLHHMGGATYDVLCNKLKNGEPDTKSFDEIVALLKDHFNPDPLEILENFKFSSRKQLEHESLSEYLMDLEKLAQTCNFEDHLDKAIRNQFVFGIRNRVIQSRLLKVRNLTLDRAKEIGFGMEMSHRGTDEMHGSRSKNEVQHIEHGSKKMKKKKSFQLAGQSSTSQHSSKSNGSKKQCFRCGCSDHFADKCKHKTTVCNFCKKKGHLEKVCQSKAKEKGTDEAHHLEEHCVVKDVFQMNAVRGHAGIQASLTVRKDTKPMYVKARSVPFAVRGAVEKEIDQFVSDGIWEKVDHSEWATPVVPVKKTGGRVRLCGDYKITLNPFLQIDDHPLPTVEELFATIAVGETFSKLDLSQAYLQLEVCPKDRDLLTLSTHRGLFRPTRLMYGVASAPAIFQRLMEQILQDIPGVTVFIDDIRVTGPDSKTHLLRLEEVFKRLDRYNLRVNRENFFSDRIEYCGYMVDKEGIHKLRDKVEEIQNMPVPKNKDQDVPFVWSKECEKSFAFVKKEMQSDRVLVHYDPTVPLVLATNASPYGVGAVLSHQYPDGTERPLQYASQTLTRTQQRYSQIDKEAYSIIFGIRKFYQYLYGRRFTLVTDNKPISQIFSESKGLPTMSAMRMQHYAAFLLAFDYKIRHRRSSDHFNADAMSRLPLPRTDSESEIEEPDAVEVNTIQTLPLTVDELGAATLSDDSVNELVRALRSGKRVDGKFRFGVDQEQFSLQKDCLLRGSRVYVPPSLRMKVLRELHSTHFGISRIKSLARSYCWWVNINRDIENLVKDCPTCQATKANPPKVSFHCWDTPSEPFQRVHADYAGPFLGFYYLILIDAFSKWPAVFVVKNMTTDTTIRMCREFFSTYGLPSVFVSDNGPQFVSADFKKFLTLNGVVHKLSAPYHPATNGQAERFIQTMKAKLKSLDCNRSEVQSEICNILMAYRKMIHHSTGYSPAMLVFGRQIRSRLDLMVPSKDPNRSEVQSKVRELTVGAKWEFGTIKERLGKLHYLVQLSDGRVWKRHIDQLL is encoded by the exons ATGGTGGACCAGCCAGGTGATGGACCTGCCGCTGGCGTTGCTGTGGTACCGGTTACGTTTTCATTTGAGCCGTTCAATGCTGCCACATCGAAATTTGATCGATGGGTGGAGCGGCTGCAAGTTTCCTTTCGGATTTACCACGTTCAAGATGCCGATAAGCGCGATTACCTTCTTCATCATATGGGCGGCGCTACCTATGACGTGCTATGCAACAAGCTGAAGAACGGCGAACCGGACACAAAAAGTTTTGATGAGATTGTGGCTCTGCTGAAGGATCATTTCAACCCCGATCCTTTGGAAATTCTggaaaatttcaagttttcaagCCGCAAGCAGCTGGAGCACGAGTCTTTGAGTGAGTACCTAATGGATTTGGAGAAACTTGCTCAAACGTGCAATTTCGAAGATCACTTGGACAAAGCCATACGGAACCAGTTCGTATTTGGCATCCGGAATCGTGTGATACAGTCGCGGTTGCTGAAAGTTAGAAATTTGACCCTGGACAGGGCAAAGGAAATCGGATTTGGGATGGAAATGTCACACCGTGGCACCGATGAGATGCACGGATCCCGATCGAAGAACGAGGTGCAACACATCGAGCACGGATCcaagaaaatgaaaaagaagAAGTCTTTCCAGTTGGCGGGTCAGTCGAGTACAAGTCAGCATTCAAGCAAATCTAATGGATCGAAAAAACAATGTTTCCGTTGTGGATGTTCGGATCACTTTGCGGACAAGTGCAAACACAAGACGACCGTCTGCAATTTCTGCAAAAAGAAGGGACACTTGGAGAAAGTGTGCCAGTCCAAGGCCAAGGAAAAGGGGACAGATGAAGCACACCACTTGGAGGAACACTGCGTTGTCAAGGACGTGTTTCAGATGAACGCTGTTCGAGGTCATGCTG GGATTCAAGCTTCGCTTACCGTTCGAAAGGATACCAAGCCGATGTACGTGAAGGCTAGATCAGTTCCATTTGCAGTGCGTGGTGCGGTCGAGAAAGAGATCGACCAGTTCGTAAGTGATGGTATCTGGGAAAAGGTGGATCACTCTGAGTGGGCCACTCCTGTCGTTCCGGTGAAAAAGACGGGCGGTAGGGTACGATTGTGCGGTGACTATAAAATCACATTGAATCCGTTCTTGCAAATTGACGATCATCCTCTTCCTACCGTGGAAGAACTTTTCGCAACCATTGCCGTGGGAGAGACCTTTTCAAAGCTGGATCTATCCCAGGCCTATTTGCAACTAGAAGTCTGCCCGAAGGATAGAGATTTACTTACTCTAAGCACGCATCGTGGTCTTTTCCGTCCCACGAGACTAATGTACGGTGTCGCTTCCGCTCCGGCTATATTTCAGCGTCTTATGGAGCAGATTCTCCAAGACATACCCGGTGTAACTGTCTTTATCGACGATATTCGTGTCACTGGCCCTGACAGTAAGACACACTTGCTTAGACTTGAAGAGGTGTTCAAACGTTTGGATAGGTACAATTTGCGCGTAAATAGAGAGAACTTCTTCTCAGACCGAATCGAGTATTGCGGTTATATGGTTGATAAAGAAGGAATTCACAAGTTGCGTGATAAAGTGGAAGAAATTCAGAACATGCCGGTTCCCAAAAACAAGGACCAG GACGTCCCATTTGTTTGGAGTAAGGAGTGTGAGAAGTCTTTTGCGTTCGTTAAAAAGGAAATGCAGTCTGATAGGGTTTTAGTCCACTATGACCCCACAGTTCCACTGGTGTTAGCCACCAATGCTTCGCCCTACGGTGTAGGGGCGGTCCTCAGCCATCAGTATCCTGATGGGACTGAGCGACCATTGCAGTACGCTTCGCAGACTCTTACTCGAACACAGCAAAGGTATTCGCAGATCGATAAAGAAGCTTACTCGATCATTTTCGGTATTCGGAAGTTTTACCAATACTTGTACGGTCGTCGATTCACCCTTGTGACTGATAATAAGCCCATCAGTCAAATCTTCTCAGAATCCAAGGGACTCCCAACTATGTCCGCAATGCGAATGCAGCACTATGCGGCATTTCTGCTAGCTTTCGATTACAAGATCCGCCACCGTCGGTCATCGGACCATTTCAACGCTGATGCAATGTCTCGCTTACCCTTACCCCGAACCGATTCTGAATCGGAGATTGAGGAACCCGATGCTGTCGAGGTGAATACAATACAAACGCTTCCGCTTACAGTTGACGAActaggtgcagctactcttTCGGATGACAGTGTTAATGAGTTAGTACGTGCTCTAAGATCAGGAAAGAGAGTCGACGGTAAATTCCGTTTCGGCGTTGATCAGGAGCAGTTTAGCTTACAGAAAGATTGTCTTTTGCGTGGTAGTCGGGTGTATGTACCACCTTCGCTGCGGATGAAGGTTCTTCGTGAACTTCATTCGACGCACTTCGGTATTTCAAGAATTAAGTCACTTGCTCGTAGCTACTGTTGGTGGGTAAATATCAATAGAGACATCGAGAACCTTGTTAAGGACTGTCCGACCTGTCAAGCTACCAAGGCTAATCCGCCAAAAGTTTCGTTCCACTGTTGGGATACACCGAGTGAACCGTTTCAAAGGGTTCATGCGGACTATGCTGGTCCATTCCTGGGATTTTATTACCTGATTTTGATTGATGCGTTCTCAAAATGGCCTGCTGTTTTCGTGGTCAAGAACATGACTACAGATACAACAATTCGTATGTGCAGAGAGTTTTTTAGTACTTATGGTCTTCCATCGGTTTTCGTGAGTGACAATGGGCCTCAGTTTGTTTCGGCAGATTTTAAAAAGTTCCTAACACTGAACGGTGTTGTCCATAAACTCAGTGCACCATACCACCCTGCCACAAATGGACAGGCTGAGCGTTTCATACAGACGATGAAAGCTAAGCTGAAATCTTTGGATTGCAATCGCTCTGAGGTACAAAGCGAGATTTGCAACATTCTCATGGCGTATCGTAAAATGATTCACCATTCCACTGGATACTCCCCGGCGATGCTAGTGTTCGGTCGCCAGATCCGCTCACGGCTCGATCTCATGGTCCCTTCGAAGGACCCGAACAGAAGCGAAGTTCAGTCTAAAGTTAGAGAATTAACTGTAGGAGCCAAGTGGGAATTCGGGACTATCAAAGAGCGACTTGGTAAGCTTCATTATTTGGTACAGCTTAGTGATGGACGGGTCTGGAAACGTCATATTGATCAACTGCTGTAG